From Deltaproteobacteria bacterium, a single genomic window includes:
- a CDS encoding aminopeptidase has protein sequence MKDIRIEKYADTLVNYSVNVKKGDIVQIVANGTGALPLLKEVYIKCLQVGAKYVDYNLVLPEISRTFYNHAHNDQLAYFPQHKMDFLKKVDVYIGISAAENSMEMAMANQENIAAYDRLMRPVLDERVKNSRWVVCRYPTHGAAQDAKMSLEEYEDFLFGACNIDWSEISKKQDKLKKLMDETCMVRIVASDTDLTFSIEGMAAQKCDGHRNMPDGEVYTAPLRESAEGCISYNCPSIYQGKEFNQVRFEFEKGKIVRAASPGMDVELNRVLDTDEGARYIGEFAIGVNPNINKPMRNILFDEKIFGSIHFTPGQCYEACDNGNKSAVHWDLIRILKGDGAIYFDDQLIQKDGLFVHETLLDLNP, from the coding sequence TTGAAAGACATCAGGATTGAAAAGTATGCAGATACTCTCGTTAATTATTCAGTTAATGTAAAAAAAGGGGACATTGTCCAGATTGTTGCCAATGGAACAGGGGCCTTGCCCCTGCTCAAGGAAGTTTATATCAAATGTCTGCAAGTTGGCGCAAAATATGTTGACTATAATCTTGTTTTACCGGAGATCTCCCGCACTTTTTATAACCATGCCCATAATGATCAGCTTGCCTACTTTCCGCAGCATAAAATGGACTTTCTGAAAAAGGTCGATGTTTATATCGGGATTTCCGCCGCTGAAAACAGTATGGAAATGGCCATGGCTAACCAGGAAAATATTGCAGCCTATGACAGGCTTATGCGGCCTGTTCTCGATGAAAGAGTAAAAAATTCAAGATGGGTTGTTTGTCGTTACCCGACACATGGCGCAGCTCAGGATGCAAAAATGAGCCTTGAAGAATACGAAGATTTTCTTTTTGGGGCCTGTAATATTGACTGGAGTGAAATTTCCAAAAAGCAGGACAAACTCAAGAAGTTGATGGATGAGACCTGCATGGTAAGGATCGTTGCTTCCGATACGGACCTGACCTTTTCCATTGAAGGCATGGCAGCGCAAAAGTGTGACGGTCATCGTAATATGCCTGATGGTGAGGTCTATACTGCTCCCCTGCGTGAATCTGCGGAAGGTTGCATAAGCTATAACTGTCCGTCTATTTATCAGGGAAAAGAGTTTAATCAGGTCCGTTTTGAATTTGAAAAGGGGAAAATTGTAAGGGCTGCTTCTCCGGGAATGGATGTTGAGCTAAACCGTGTGCTTGATACTGATGAAGGGGCAAGATATATCGGTGAATTTGCCATTGGCGTTAATCCTAACATTAATAAGCCCATGCGAAATATTCTTTTTGATGAAAAGATCTTCGGTTCTATTCACTTCACACCGGGGCAGTGTTACGAGGCCTGTGATAATGGAAATAAAAGCGCCGTTCACTGGGACCTGATCAGAATTCTTAAGGGAGATGGAGCGATCTATTTTGATGATCAGTTAATACAAAAGGACGGCCTTTTTGTGCATGAGACGCTGCTTGACTTAAATCCATGA
- a CDS encoding CBS domain-containing protein, which produces MEVITTHTNGDFDTLASMIAAKKLYPGAITVFPAGVEKSVREFLHNYPIPDFKQVKPNKVNMNDVDRLILVDTRQKGRIGAFASIIGKEGLDIHIYDHHPSSDDDISGSLEITEKYGSTTTIMVQVLRKKGFTLSPEEATVLMLGIYEDTGFLSFISTRPEDYQAAAYLLSAGADLRIVSDTIRREMSAEEVALLNELNSTALTHRIAGADIVITRASAEKYVGDAAALVHKMMEMMTIDVLFALIRMDSKIYLIARSRVREVNVGEIASKLGGGGHPTAASATIKKLTLIEAEDNLLKILKDEVREIRCAADIMSSPVKTVEVNDSLEATKEIMAKLNLNVLPVMEKGKLAGLVSRQDIGKALYHGLAGHELSEIMTSDFSTVSAKAPLSKVQELIIDGNQRFLPVIDNESINGCITRTDILRILHDESKRLYHKTDREVQRRNLKGILKGRLPLWIQEILQKAGQVADESAINAYLVGGFVRDLLMGRENLDIDIVVEGNGIDYAESLAGALGGRVKSHAKFGTAVVVLKDGFKLDIASARMEYYQRPAALPTVEAASIKMDLYRRDFTINSMAIRLNKSNAGELIDYFGGLRDLKEKVIRVLHSLSFIEDPTRAFRAVRFEVRLGFHLGKQTLSLIKSAARLDFFDKVSSSRIFNELKIIIREKEPLWALKRMEALDIMRFIHPKIKIGSDTEELFGEIKKVTDWYDLLFKKKGYELWILYLSAMLKNLNTNEVAGMLKNIGIASKFGDKIIEIKKKSAKNTSLLSKRKIDDLTLFHTLMHQQVETLLFMMAHSKDVKIRERISLFIRDLQETSIETTGQEIMKLGLKPGPLFKEIKETLVDEKLKGNIKSRSDEINYIKKTWLQESRKAYPT; this is translated from the coding sequence ATGGAAGTAATTACGACCCATACCAATGGAGACTTTGATACCCTGGCCTCCATGATTGCAGCCAAAAAGCTCTACCCCGGCGCAATTACCGTCTTTCCTGCGGGCGTTGAAAAATCGGTCAGAGAATTTCTCCATAACTACCCCATCCCGGACTTTAAACAGGTAAAACCGAACAAGGTAAATATGAATGACGTGGACCGCCTTATCCTCGTTGATACAAGGCAAAAAGGAAGAATCGGCGCCTTTGCTTCCATTATAGGCAAAGAAGGTCTCGATATCCATATATACGATCATCACCCCTCATCTGACGACGACATTAGCGGCAGCCTTGAAATAACGGAAAAATACGGATCCACAACGACCATCATGGTACAGGTGCTGAGAAAAAAAGGATTTACCCTTAGCCCCGAAGAGGCAACCGTATTAATGCTTGGCATCTATGAAGATACGGGCTTCCTCTCCTTCATTTCCACAAGGCCGGAAGATTACCAGGCGGCGGCCTACCTCCTTTCTGCCGGAGCAGATCTTAGAATCGTATCGGATACGATCAGAAGAGAAATGTCCGCAGAAGAGGTCGCCCTTCTTAACGAACTCAATTCAACGGCCCTTACTCACAGGATTGCAGGCGCAGACATCGTCATTACCAGGGCGTCGGCAGAAAAATATGTGGGCGATGCAGCCGCCCTTGTTCACAAAATGATGGAAATGATGACTATTGATGTCCTTTTTGCGCTCATAAGGATGGACAGCAAAATTTATCTTATTGCCCGAAGCAGGGTAAGGGAAGTCAATGTGGGAGAGATTGCCTCCAAACTCGGCGGAGGCGGTCACCCTACGGCTGCTTCGGCAACAATCAAGAAGCTGACCCTCATAGAAGCAGAGGATAATCTTCTGAAAATCCTGAAAGATGAAGTCAGAGAAATCAGGTGTGCAGCCGATATCATGTCTTCACCCGTTAAAACGGTAGAAGTTAATGACTCACTGGAAGCAACAAAAGAAATTATGGCCAAGCTGAACCTCAATGTACTCCCTGTCATGGAAAAGGGAAAGCTCGCCGGTCTTGTATCGAGACAGGATATAGGAAAAGCGCTTTATCACGGACTTGCCGGCCACGAACTGAGTGAAATCATGACGAGCGACTTTTCCACAGTCAGTGCAAAGGCGCCCCTTTCAAAGGTGCAGGAACTTATCATCGATGGAAACCAGAGATTTCTCCCCGTCATCGATAATGAGAGCATTAATGGCTGCATTACCCGCACCGATATTCTGAGAATACTGCATGACGAATCAAAAAGGCTTTACCATAAGACAGACAGGGAAGTTCAAAGGCGAAACCTGAAAGGAATTCTTAAAGGGAGGCTCCCTCTCTGGATCCAGGAAATCCTCCAAAAAGCAGGCCAGGTCGCCGATGAGTCAGCCATTAACGCCTATCTTGTAGGCGGCTTTGTAAGAGACCTTCTCATGGGCAGGGAAAATCTCGACATTGATATTGTCGTTGAAGGCAACGGCATCGACTATGCCGAATCGCTGGCCGGAGCCCTTGGAGGCAGGGTAAAAAGCCACGCAAAATTCGGTACGGCAGTCGTTGTGCTTAAAGACGGCTTCAAGCTGGATATTGCCTCGGCAAGAATGGAATATTATCAAAGACCGGCAGCCCTGCCGACGGTAGAGGCGGCTTCCATAAAAATGGACCTTTACAGACGGGACTTTACCATAAACAGTATGGCTATCAGACTCAATAAAAGTAACGCCGGCGAACTGATTGACTACTTCGGAGGGCTTAGAGACTTAAAAGAAAAGGTTATCAGGGTACTTCACAGCCTTAGTTTTATCGAAGATCCAACGCGGGCATTCAGGGCTGTCAGGTTTGAAGTAAGGCTCGGCTTTCACCTGGGCAAGCAGACCCTCTCACTTATAAAAAGCGCTGCAAGACTCGATTTTTTCGACAAGGTATCATCTTCCCGCATCTTTAATGAACTCAAGATCATTATCAGGGAAAAAGAGCCCCTATGGGCGCTGAAAAGAATGGAGGCCCTCGACATTATGCGTTTCATCCATCCAAAAATAAAGATCGGCAGTGATACGGAGGAACTTTTCGGGGAAATCAAAAAAGTAACTGACTGGTACGATCTGCTTTTTAAGAAAAAGGGCTATGAACTATGGATTTTATACCTGTCGGCAATGTTGAAAAACCTGAACACCAATGAAGTTGCAGGCATGCTTAAAAATATTGGCATTGCCTCAAAGTTCGGCGACAAGATAATAGAAATCAAAAAGAAGTCTGCAAAAAATACTTCCTTATTATCCAAAAGAAAGATTGATGATCTGACGCTCTTTCATACACTTATGCACCAGCAAGTAGAGACACTGCTTTTTATGATGGCCCATAGCAAGGATGTAAAAATAAGGGAAAGAATATCACTATTTATAAGGGATTTACAAGAAACCTCCATCGAAACTACAGGTCAGGAAATAATGAAGCTGGGATTAAAACCGGGCCCTTTATTTAAAGAGATTAAAGAGACACTGGTCGATGAAAAACTAAAAGGGAATATTAAAAGCAGAAGTGATGAGATAAACTACATAAAAAAAACCTGGTTACAGGAAAGCAGGAAAGCATACCCTACCTGA
- a CDS encoding 6-bladed beta-propeller: MIRYFFLTLFIIFFSACLSMPEKRRYFWPPLPDTPRIEYIGTYGTSADFPKLTRGEVLFARLFGEDKGVRVFSKPWGIASNGEGKVYITDAPLMALIIFDMADREVKVIEEVEHPYGIAVDKEGLLYISSRKYHAVMVFDGDGKALRSFGENELVGPAGVGINKELGLLYCVDTLAHDVKVFTLNGDFLYTIGKRGNVEGTFNFPTDVDVGSAGQVVVADSLNARIQIFDKEGRFVRAFGERGKGISGFQMIKGIAVDSEDHIYVTDALASHFKIFSMEGDLLLLLGAPSTAGMPGGFNLPMDIDIDDNDEIHVIDQLNVSFQIYQYLNKKYLEARPVR; encoded by the coding sequence ATGATTAGATATTTCTTTTTAACTCTCTTCATTATTTTCTTTTCTGCATGTCTTTCCATGCCTGAAAAGCGGCGTTATTTTTGGCCGCCCCTGCCTGATACTCCGAGAATTGAATATATAGGCACATACGGGACGAGCGCAGACTTTCCAAAACTGACCCGGGGGGAGGTTTTGTTTGCCCGGCTTTTTGGTGAAGATAAAGGGGTGAGAGTTTTTTCAAAGCCCTGGGGCATTGCATCTAACGGGGAAGGAAAAGTTTATATTACGGACGCTCCTTTGATGGCCCTTATTATTTTCGATATGGCAGACCGTGAAGTTAAGGTCATCGAAGAAGTTGAGCATCCCTATGGTATTGCTGTTGATAAAGAAGGCCTGCTCTATATTTCATCGAGAAAGTATCATGCCGTCATGGTTTTTGATGGTGACGGAAAGGCGTTAAGAAGTTTTGGTGAGAATGAGCTTGTCGGACCTGCGGGCGTCGGCATCAACAAAGAACTGGGACTCCTTTACTGCGTTGACACCCTGGCGCATGACGTTAAAGTCTTTACCCTCAATGGTGATTTCCTCTACACCATAGGGAAACGGGGGAATGTGGAAGGCACTTTTAATTTTCCCACAGATGTTGATGTCGGTTCCGCCGGGCAGGTAGTCGTTGCCGATTCGCTTAATGCCAGGATACAGATATTTGACAAGGAGGGCAGGTTTGTCAGGGCTTTTGGTGAACGGGGTAAGGGCATAAGTGGTTTTCAGATGATAAAAGGCATTGCTGTCGATAGTGAAGATCATATCTACGTGACTGATGCACTGGCAAGTCATTTTAAAATATTTTCGATGGAGGGAGATCTTCTCCTTTTGCTTGGAGCGCCATCGACGGCCGGAATGCCGGGGGGATTTAACCTGCCTATGGATATTGATATTGATGACAATGATGAGATTCATGTTATTGATCAGCTGAATGTTTCTTTTCAGATATACCAGTATCTGAACAAGAAATATCTCGAAGCCAGGCCTGTCAGGTAG
- a CDS encoding class I SAM-dependent methyltransferase, with protein MELNILWPAIAAIALLILVKMVYVFSMVIALPRTGGALFCFTHSSKIDAVLDAIPMKKGDKIVDLGCGDGRFLAAAAGRYGVTGRGYDINFLALFMARVRLLFGPAGVLVSRKDFFNVYLGDSDIIFCYLFPDVMEKLALKVDREMKEGALLISCNFPLPGWFPESVITADHRVQKDPVYVYRKK; from the coding sequence ATGGAACTGAACATACTCTGGCCGGCCATTGCCGCTATTGCCTTGCTTATCCTGGTGAAGATGGTCTACGTTTTTTCAATGGTAATTGCACTTCCCAGGACGGGAGGCGCTCTTTTCTGTTTTACCCACAGTTCAAAAATAGATGCTGTTCTTGATGCCATTCCGATGAAAAAGGGAGATAAAATAGTTGATCTCGGTTGTGGTGACGGTCGTTTTCTCGCCGCTGCCGCAGGGCGATACGGTGTTACAGGCAGGGGGTATGATATTAATTTTCTGGCTCTTTTTATGGCTCGTGTGAGGCTTCTTTTTGGGCCTGCCGGCGTTTTAGTAAGTCGAAAAGACTTCTTTAATGTTTATCTTGGTGATAGCGATATTATATTCTGCTATCTCTTTCCCGATGTGATGGAGAAACTTGCCCTCAAGGTGGATAGGGAAATGAAAGAGGGTGCCTTGCTGATAAGCTGCAACTTCCCCCTGCCCGGCTGGTTTCCTGAAAGCGTTATTACTGCTGATCATCGTGTACAGAAAGATCCTGTTTATGTTTACAGAAAAAAGTAA
- a CDS encoding C40 family peptidase, translated as MKGKFDISRRFFLFPVSFFILMLFFYSACTGATKGVGGSHPQLGKKILKTAKSQIGKKYCFGGRSPKKGFDCSGLAWWSHKMNGINIPRQSWDQYGQGKKISRKNLKPGDLLYFETYKKGASHVGIYDGKGGFIHSPSSGKKVQRTSLSDSYYKKRYLGARRFW; from the coding sequence ATGAAAGGTAAATTTGATATTTCCCGCCGGTTTTTTTTATTTCCTGTCAGCTTTTTTATTCTTATGCTTTTCTTTTATTCCGCCTGTACAGGAGCGACAAAGGGGGTCGGAGGGTCCCATCCTCAACTGGGTAAAAAAATATTGAAAACGGCCAAATCGCAGATAGGAAAAAAATATTGTTTCGGGGGACGATCGCCAAAAAAAGGTTTTGATTGTTCCGGTCTGGCCTGGTGGTCACATAAGATGAATGGAATCAACATTCCCAGACAATCCTGGGACCAGTATGGTCAGGGAAAGAAAATTTCCCGTAAAAACCTGAAACCCGGTGATCTGCTTTATTTCGAGACCTACAAAAAAGGGGCCTCCCACGTTGGCATATACGATGGAAAGGGAGGTTTTATCCATTCTCCGAGCAGTGGCAAAAAGGTACAAAGAACGAGCCTTTCAGATTCCTATTACAAAAAACGTTATCTTGGCGCCAGAAGGTTCTGGTAA